Proteins found in one Bremerella volcania genomic segment:
- a CDS encoding WD40 repeat domain-containing serine/threonine-protein kinase, with translation MSTFKCPSCQAELPDFQQAAGFCPYCDAKWEDASAEDSTSENSTTLNIDKEGIGDHPHEDTESAPEPSGGQTIQLERENDGPSTGINQTIDLPGAADVGQEFMGSDQEEGGQTIQLSGEDTSATIVPDKVPSGEDPNQTVNLEQDDASDIHSNQTIDLPAGGSVDSMQTIDLPEGGSADSMQTLDLDASKGDVNRTAQTMAFQLNDDNQQTIDIGDSQHGQEDLHVTFGSKPLSPSDVKRFWGSGEGSPMQTMRTATVCKAKELGVDLRRRVLSDQEEGSDYAIINQIGKGGMGVVYAAKQKSLRRRVAVKTLKRDIGQRDDDRAKFLSEAVITGVLDHPNIVPIHELGQTEDGTLFYSMKCVTGTEWHKVVRNKTEAENLEIFLKVADAVAFAHSKNVIHRDLKPENVMLGEYGEVLVMDWGLAVDLNRKEEFTMGGTPAYMSPEMAKGPLERIGKCSDIYLLGAMLYEIVTGFPPHAASTITECLVAAAQNVIVRSDSTSRLKNIALKAMATSPKLRFNSVALLQEEVRKYQATAQSIELTNTAQRELETAKETDNYELFSRAMFGFEDALKLWGENDAADRGIHEARQEYAKCALKKADYDLGLQLVSPTDPDEAPIYQDLITAKADAERTARNAKVARYVAVGSLMFALVGAGVGLFIINGLYQKAEEAAQIAIAAEKEATEQRDEAQKARDKAEGLAKALETERDTLKVTNKKLDDALADITNANEELAMNAKTIEGQNAKLQKQTKDLQTALVTVEQERNRATFAGMFASVGLAQSKVEANDISAALNLLEDVPVKYRGWEWKHLAYLCHPDVPRIAFKEAATSVAISPDGQWTAIGTDGGGVDVYPTQNAVAPGVMAQHVDVPDSRITALQFSNDGKQLWIGTDHSQKYLQIWDLKGKPAVVPLSGLNPYSTFPIVSAIEFVPDNSGVVFVAVSGRCYRLNANDLKGRAVINVDSVFDLAISPDGKEYVHTQESRGEYNVSRLPTDGTYKEIARMQLEDRATHCVYLTNDLTALALADGSIKLWGGPSKLNEIVYTLPSQANQLHFDRRKNLMSVALADGSVKLLRFDPASNALSDYKTLRGHQGSVLDCAVHLSQPTLVSVSEDNTSRFWNYETYQDRLELDLDDSVLWVNFSENGNQFITGDRGGRAWIWNSNTSSEKPLQEFVVGDWTKQNVAQKSATIPLGDGKHVVTADADVGVAVWDIKSKQIVWKQPTFAKSYQVAAVPKTDRFLFVDIVKDGQGAEKTMIRAANSQGESVFNVHSLVEAKQILDLVVAPSGNYFAMRSPNGIRVYPMPTGSDTKLAAEIWNSDSDPVLQMEFRSDDTILLGYHPGQGTGRVSIVDFKNRKDLHEFPTSENNLRYLHFGLSPDESHVAIAYTNYTGSQSADIKNTVSQISLYALDNPQKPVSTVQCKGVAAYPAVSNDNKVVYFVQQHRPGDRDIARWEVSKPESEILAYSRKGTDATGTSSREVGQVEVIPGSADEVLVAFSNRDIEVWNTSTGKSLARLAPSRAVIYCDFYNNDQQVLTVHVDGLVRIWDTKTGNVVDQYEAQYQTLEAAARIGDLLAVGGSAGEVVVFDLAKKAAVQALPYQGSSIDALAWVSTQQNPALMVATSRMKPDADAGERLAGSLNLIDGGTWQPIGEAFAEHAGRYRSLAASKSGARFAATSSDTGVRLWADIPLAELATTEPRRLEGHSTEVTSAAFSANGERLVTGSFDGSLTVWFVDRPAASADMAGEEAPKGELHVQQFVPLKGHRKEISSIVFSPNSELLLTSSLDRSAILWFTTNLPDNLAGNVAPEKDAVASAEVPAAQR, from the coding sequence ATGTCGACTTTCAAGTGCCCAAGTTGTCAGGCTGAACTACCAGATTTTCAGCAAGCGGCGGGATTCTGTCCCTATTGCGATGCGAAATGGGAAGACGCGTCTGCCGAGGATAGCACGTCTGAAAATTCGACGACGCTCAATATCGATAAGGAAGGTATTGGCGATCATCCCCATGAAGACACGGAATCTGCTCCCGAACCATCCGGCGGACAAACGATTCAGCTAGAAAGAGAGAATGACGGTCCATCGACTGGCATCAATCAAACCATCGATTTGCCCGGAGCCGCCGATGTCGGTCAAGAATTCATGGGCAGCGATCAGGAGGAAGGGGGGCAAACGATCCAGCTCAGTGGTGAAGACACCTCTGCGACGATTGTGCCTGACAAGGTTCCAAGCGGCGAAGATCCCAATCAGACGGTCAATCTCGAACAGGACGACGCATCTGACATTCATTCCAATCAAACGATCGATCTGCCCGCTGGCGGCAGTGTCGATTCGATGCAGACGATCGATCTTCCTGAAGGGGGAAGTGCCGACTCGATGCAGACTCTCGATTTGGATGCATCGAAAGGGGACGTCAATCGAACCGCCCAGACGATGGCGTTTCAGCTAAATGACGACAATCAGCAGACGATCGACATCGGCGATAGTCAGCATGGCCAGGAAGACTTACACGTCACATTTGGCTCGAAGCCTCTTTCCCCGAGCGACGTCAAGCGTTTCTGGGGATCCGGCGAAGGCTCGCCTATGCAGACGATGCGAACGGCGACCGTTTGCAAAGCGAAAGAACTGGGGGTCGACTTGCGGCGACGGGTTCTTTCCGATCAGGAAGAAGGCTCCGACTACGCGATTATCAATCAAATCGGCAAAGGGGGGATGGGGGTCGTCTACGCGGCCAAGCAGAAGTCGCTGCGTCGCCGAGTTGCCGTCAAAACGCTGAAGCGCGATATCGGACAGCGTGACGACGATCGCGCCAAGTTCCTAAGTGAAGCCGTTATTACCGGCGTGCTCGACCATCCAAATATCGTGCCGATTCACGAACTTGGTCAAACCGAGGACGGCACGCTCTTCTATTCCATGAAATGCGTGACGGGTACCGAGTGGCACAAGGTCGTCCGTAATAAGACAGAAGCGGAGAACCTCGAAATCTTTTTGAAAGTGGCCGATGCCGTTGCGTTCGCCCACTCCAAAAACGTCATCCACCGTGACTTGAAACCGGAAAACGTCATGCTGGGCGAGTACGGTGAAGTGCTTGTGATGGACTGGGGTTTGGCAGTCGATTTGAATCGCAAAGAAGAATTCACCATGGGGGGCACACCGGCATACATGTCGCCGGAAATGGCCAAGGGCCCGTTGGAGCGAATTGGCAAGTGCAGCGACATCTATCTGTTGGGGGCGATGCTGTATGAAATCGTGACGGGCTTTCCGCCGCACGCGGCATCGACGATCACCGAGTGCTTGGTCGCCGCCGCACAGAACGTCATTGTTCGCTCAGATTCGACCAGTCGATTGAAAAACATCGCGTTAAAAGCGATGGCAACCTCGCCCAAACTGCGTTTCAACTCCGTTGCGCTACTGCAAGAAGAAGTCCGCAAGTATCAAGCGACGGCCCAAAGTATCGAACTTACCAATACGGCTCAGAGGGAACTTGAAACGGCGAAGGAAACCGATAACTACGAACTCTTTTCGCGAGCGATGTTCGGGTTTGAGGACGCCCTCAAGCTGTGGGGCGAAAACGACGCTGCCGATCGTGGTATTCATGAAGCCCGTCAGGAATACGCCAAGTGTGCTCTTAAGAAGGCCGACTACGACCTGGGGCTGCAACTGGTCAGTCCGACCGATCCAGACGAAGCTCCCATTTACCAAGACCTGATCACTGCCAAGGCGGACGCGGAACGTACGGCCCGCAACGCGAAGGTTGCCCGCTATGTGGCCGTCGGTTCGTTGATGTTTGCATTGGTCGGTGCCGGGGTTGGTCTGTTTATCATCAATGGCTTGTATCAAAAGGCCGAAGAAGCCGCGCAGATTGCCATCGCGGCGGAAAAGGAAGCTACCGAGCAGCGCGATGAAGCTCAGAAAGCACGCGACAAGGCAGAGGGTCTGGCGAAGGCCCTGGAGACCGAAAGAGACACGCTGAAAGTAACCAACAAGAAGCTCGATGACGCGTTGGCGGATATTACCAATGCGAACGAAGAGCTCGCGATGAACGCCAAGACCATCGAAGGACAAAATGCCAAGCTGCAAAAGCAAACCAAAGACCTGCAAACGGCCCTGGTAACCGTCGAACAGGAACGCAATCGTGCTACGTTCGCAGGTATGTTTGCTTCCGTGGGGCTCGCACAGTCCAAAGTTGAGGCCAACGATATCTCGGCGGCCTTGAATCTCTTGGAAGACGTTCCGGTTAAATACCGCGGCTGGGAATGGAAACACCTGGCCTATCTTTGCCACCCGGACGTTCCTCGCATTGCGTTTAAGGAGGCAGCGACTTCGGTGGCCATTTCTCCCGATGGCCAATGGACTGCCATTGGAACCGATGGCGGAGGCGTGGACGTCTATCCGACGCAAAATGCGGTCGCCCCAGGCGTCATGGCCCAACATGTGGATGTGCCTGACAGCCGTATTACGGCACTACAGTTTTCCAACGATGGCAAGCAGTTGTGGATTGGCACCGATCATTCTCAGAAGTACCTGCAAATCTGGGATCTTAAAGGCAAACCAGCGGTGGTGCCCTTGAGTGGACTCAATCCGTATTCCACATTCCCGATAGTCAGTGCGATCGAGTTTGTGCCGGACAATAGCGGAGTCGTATTTGTTGCCGTCAGCGGACGCTGCTACAGGCTCAACGCGAACGACCTCAAGGGACGCGCGGTGATCAACGTTGATAGCGTGTTCGATCTGGCAATTTCGCCCGACGGTAAAGAGTATGTCCACACGCAAGAGTCTCGTGGTGAATACAATGTTTCGCGATTGCCGACGGACGGAACGTACAAAGAAATCGCGAGAATGCAACTTGAGGATCGAGCTACACATTGCGTTTACCTGACCAACGATCTGACAGCATTGGCCTTGGCCGACGGTAGCATCAAGCTGTGGGGAGGACCGAGCAAGCTGAACGAAATCGTGTACACGCTCCCTTCGCAGGCCAATCAGCTGCATTTCGATCGACGAAAGAACCTGATGTCGGTCGCCTTGGCGGACGGCTCGGTGAAGCTGCTGCGTTTCGATCCAGCATCCAATGCGTTGTCCGACTACAAAACGCTGCGTGGACATCAGGGTTCCGTTCTCGATTGTGCCGTGCACCTCAGCCAGCCGACCCTTGTTTCGGTTTCCGAGGACAACACTTCCCGGTTCTGGAATTACGAAACGTACCAGGACCGGTTAGAGTTGGATCTCGACGATAGCGTCCTGTGGGTTAATTTTTCCGAGAACGGAAACCAATTCATCACCGGCGATCGAGGCGGTCGGGCTTGGATCTGGAACAGCAATACCAGCAGTGAGAAGCCACTTCAGGAATTTGTGGTTGGAGATTGGACCAAGCAGAACGTAGCGCAGAAGTCGGCCACGATTCCCCTAGGAGACGGTAAGCACGTCGTCACGGCGGATGCGGACGTTGGTGTTGCCGTTTGGGATATTAAGTCGAAGCAGATTGTCTGGAAACAACCAACGTTTGCAAAATCGTACCAGGTTGCCGCGGTCCCTAAGACAGACCGGTTTCTCTTTGTCGACATCGTCAAGGATGGCCAAGGTGCTGAAAAGACCATGATCCGTGCCGCGAATTCCCAGGGAGAATCGGTCTTTAATGTTCATAGCCTGGTGGAAGCGAAACAAATTCTCGACTTGGTAGTCGCACCCAGCGGAAATTACTTTGCGATGCGAAGCCCCAATGGTATTCGTGTCTACCCCATGCCAACTGGCAGCGATACCAAGCTGGCCGCCGAAATCTGGAATTCCGATTCCGACCCGGTACTACAAATGGAGTTTCGATCGGATGACACCATCTTGTTGGGTTACCATCCAGGGCAAGGAACCGGTCGCGTTTCGATTGTCGATTTCAAGAATCGAAAAGATCTCCATGAATTCCCGACCTCCGAAAACAATCTGCGTTACCTGCACTTCGGCTTGTCGCCTGACGAGTCTCATGTCGCGATCGCCTACACGAACTACACGGGTTCACAATCGGCCGATATCAAAAATACGGTATCCCAAATCAGCTTGTATGCGCTGGATAACCCCCAGAAACCAGTCAGCACTGTCCAGTGTAAAGGGGTTGCCGCCTATCCTGCCGTTTCCAACGACAACAAGGTAGTTTACTTCGTGCAGCAGCACCGACCAGGCGACCGTGACATCGCACGCTGGGAGGTTTCCAAGCCTGAAAGCGAAATCCTGGCGTACTCGCGAAAGGGAACCGATGCAACCGGCACGTCGTCGCGGGAAGTGGGGCAGGTCGAAGTGATTCCGGGATCTGCTGACGAGGTCTTGGTGGCGTTCAGCAATCGTGATATCGAAGTGTGGAATACTTCTACCGGGAAGAGCCTTGCTCGATTGGCACCGTCGCGCGCCGTGATCTACTGCGACTTTTATAACAACGACCAGCAAGTGTTAACGGTTCATGTCGATGGTCTCGTGCGCATTTGGGACACAAAAACTGGCAACGTAGTTGATCAATACGAGGCCCAGTACCAAACGCTTGAGGCTGCGGCTCGAATAGGTGATCTACTGGCGGTTGGTGGAAGTGCAGGCGAGGTGGTCGTATTTGATCTAGCCAAGAAGGCCGCCGTGCAGGCGTTGCCTTACCAAGGCTCGTCAATCGATGCCTTGGCATGGGTATCCACGCAGCAGAATCCGGCGTTGATGGTCGCCACCAGTCGCATGAAGCCCGACGCGGACGCCGGCGAGCGTCTCGCAGGTTCATTGAATCTGATCGACGGAGGAACCTGGCAGCCGAT